Proteins encoded in a region of the Deltaproteobacteria bacterium genome:
- a CDS encoding TIGR01777 family protein produces MKTLLTGATGLVGRELVGRLERAVVLSRDPEQARRRLPGVEAYPWDPEAGPPPASALHSVEAVVHLAGEPVAEGRWTAERMRRIRDSRVLGTRNLIAGLAALASRPRVLVSASAVGYYGDRGDEELDETSSPGQGFLAEVCMEWEREALAAERLGMRVVCVRTGIVLAPGGGALARMLTPFRLGVGGRLGSGRQWMPWVHLEDEVGLLLHAMRDSRLHGAMNAVGPRPVTNAEFTRALGHALHRPAFLPVPKTALRVAFGELGELLTASQRVLPREAERTGYTFAHVGLADALAAVLSASRGGGAA; encoded by the coding sequence ATGAAGACGCTACTGACAGGAGCGACGGGCCTCGTCGGCAGGGAGCTGGTCGGAAGGCTCGAGCGCGCGGTGGTGCTGAGCCGCGATCCGGAGCAGGCCCGACGGAGACTTCCCGGGGTGGAGGCCTACCCCTGGGATCCCGAGGCCGGGCCACCCCCGGCCAGCGCGCTGCACAGCGTCGAGGCGGTCGTCCACCTGGCGGGCGAGCCGGTCGCCGAAGGTCGCTGGACAGCCGAGCGAATGCGTCGCATCCGCGACAGCCGGGTTCTCGGCACGCGCAACTTGATCGCCGGACTCGCTGCCCTGGCGAGTCGGCCGCGCGTGCTCGTCTCGGCGTCCGCCGTCGGCTACTACGGCGACCGCGGCGACGAGGAGCTGGACGAGACCTCATCGCCGGGACAGGGCTTCCTCGCCGAGGTCTGCATGGAGTGGGAACGCGAAGCGCTGGCGGCCGAGCGACTCGGAATGCGCGTGGTCTGCGTGCGCACCGGCATCGTGCTCGCGCCCGGCGGCGGCGCGCTGGCCAGGATGCTCACTCCGTTTCGTCTGGGCGTGGGTGGCCGGCTCGGCAGCGGCCGGCAGTGGATGCCCTGGGTCCACCTCGAAGACGAGGTCGGCCTTCTGCTCCACGCCATGAGGGACTCGCGGCTCCACGGGGCCATGAACGCCGTGGGCCCGCGGCCAGTGACCAACGCGGAGTTCACCCGCGCGCTCGGTCACGCATTGCACCGCCCGGCGTTTCTCCCCGTGCCGAAGACGGCCCTGCGCGTAGCGTTCGGCGAGCTGGGCGAGCTCCTGACGGCGTCGCAACGGGTGCTCCCGCGGGAGGCCGAGCGCACGGGCTACACCTTCGCGCACGTAGGCCTCGCCGACGCGCTCGCGGCCGTGCTCAGTGCGTCCCGGGGAGGTGGCGCCGCCTGA